A genomic window from Silene latifolia isolate original U9 population chromosome 11, ASM4854445v1, whole genome shotgun sequence includes:
- the LOC141610708 gene encoding peroxidase 5-like has translation MSSSKMQSHNSIALVVLLSIFSCLEAQLQVGFYSQTCPIAEAVVTQQVANAFLSNPGIAPGLVRMHFHDCFVRGCDASILIDSAWGNTAEKDSPVNNPSLIGFEVIDAAKSILETQCKGIVSCADILAFAARDSIALSFGPVYQVPSGRRDGRVSLASEVQSNIPSPAMNVDQLTTNFANKQLTQDEMVTLSGAHTIGVSHCSIITGIDDRLYNFSGTNMPDPALNPSYLPQLQAACPRGSTSTSSVVPMDPNTPMVLDNNYYANVLVNKGLFTSDWTLRTNPATAAAVNDNANNQAQWLNKFTAAVVKMGYIDVSTGTAGEIRTNCRVIN, from the exons ATGAGCTCATCAAAAATGCAAAGCCACAATTCCATTGCTCTTGTTGTTTTGCTTTCAATTTTCTCATGTCTTGAGGCACAGCTTCAAGTAGGTTTCTATAGCCAAACATGTCCTATAGCTGAAGCCGTCGTTACACAACAAGTTGCCAATGCGTTTCTGTCTAACCCTGGCATCGCCCCTGGTCTTGTTCGAATGCATTTTCATGACTGCTTTGTTAGG GGTTGTGACGCGTCAATTCTCATTGACTCAGCTTGGGGTAACACAGCCGAGAAAGATTCACCAGTTAACAATCCGAGTCTAATAGGGTTTGAAGTGATCGACGCTGCAAAGAGTATCCTTGAAACTCAATGCAAAGGGATCGTGTCATGTGCTGATATCCTTGCTTTCGCTGCTAGAGACAGTATAGCTTTG TCCTTTGGTCCGGTTTATCAAGTACCATCTGGTAGAAGGGATGGAAGAGTTTCTTTAGCTTCGGAGGTGCAATCAAACATTCCTTCACCCGCAATGAATGTTGATCAACTTACGACAAATTTCGCAAACAAACAACTAACTCAGGATGAAATGGTCACTCTTTCAG GAGCACATACCATAGGAGTGTCACATTGCTCAATTATCACGGGAATTGACGATAGATTATACAACTTCAGCGGAACAAACATGCCCGATCCGGCCTTAAACCCGAGTTATTTACCACAACTACAGGCAGCGTGCCCGAGAGGAAGCACGTCCACATCGTCTGTGGTCCCCATGGACCCGAACACCCCAATGGTCTTGGATAATAATTACTATGCTAATGTACTAGTAAACAAAGGGTTATTTACCTCGGATTGGACCCTCCGAACCAACCCCGCCACCGCAGCCGCAGTAAACGACAATGCTAATAACCAGGCTCAATGGTTAAACAAATTTACGGCCGCAGTTGTTAAAATGGGTTACATTGATGTTAGTACGGGTACTGCTGGTGAAATCAGGACAAATTGTAGGGTCATTAATTAA
- the LOC141610714 gene encoding peroxidase 5-like, whose translation MSKNMQINYSIALLVLLSIISCLEAQLQVGFYSYSCPSAETIVKQQVTNAFMSNPGIAPGLLRMHFHDCFVRGCDASILIDSTTGNTAEKDSPVNNPSLRGFEVIDAAKNILETQCKGIVSCADILAFAARDGIALAQGPVYAVPSGRKDGRVSLASEVLTNIPSPAMNVSQLTTNFANKQLTQDEMVTLSGAHTIGVSHCSIITSVDDRLYNFSGTNMPDPALNPSYVPQLQAACPKGSTSTSSVVNLDPTTPTIVDNKYYANVLVNKGLFTSDWTLRTNPATAASVNANANNQAQWFNKFTAAIVKLGNIGAGSAGEIRTNCRVIN comes from the exons ATGAGCAAAAATATGCAAATCAACTATTCTATTGCTCTTCTTGTTCTTCTTTCAATTATCTCATGTCTTGAGGCACAGCTTCAAGTAGGTTTTTATAGCTATTCATGTCCTTCAGCTGAAACCATTGTTAAACAACAAGTTACCAATGCATTTATGTCTAACCCTGGAATCGCCCCTGGTCTTCTTCGAATGCACTTTCATGACTGCTTTGTTAGG GGTTGTGACGCGTCAATTCTCATTGACTCAACTACGGGTAACACAGCCGAGAAAGATTCACCAGTTAACAATCCGAGTCTAAGAGGGTTTGAAGTGATTGACGCTGCAAAAAATATTCTTGAAACTCAATGCAAAGGGATCGTGTCATGTGCTGATATACTTGCTTTCGCTGCTAGAGACGGTATAGCTTTG GCTCAAGGTCCAGTTTATGCTGTTCCATCTGGTCGAAAGGATGGTAGAGTTTCTTTAGCTTCGGAGGTTCTAACAAACATTCCTTCACCGGCGATGAATGTTAGTCAACTTACCACAAATTTCGCAAACAAACAACTAACTCAAGATGAAATGGTCACTCTTTCAG GAGCACATACGATAGGAGTGTCACATTGCTCAATTATCACGAGCGTGGACGATAGATTGTACAACTTCAGCGGAACCAACATGCCGGATCCGGCCTTAAACCCGAGTTATGTACCACAACTACAAGCCGCGTGCCCCAAAGGAAGCACGTCTACGTCGTCAGTTGTAAACTTGGATCCTACCACCCCTACAATCGTGGATAATAAATACTACGCCAATGTTCTAGTAAATAAAGGGTTGTTCACCTCGGATTGGACCCTCCGAACCAACCCCGCCACGGCCGCCTCCGTAAACGCCAATGCTAATAACCAGGCTCAATGGTTTAATAAGTTTACGGCTGCAATTGTTAAATTGGGTAATATTGGTGCGGGTAGTGCTGGTGAAATCAGGACAAATTGTAGGGTTATTAATTAA